From a region of the Triticum aestivum cultivar Chinese Spring chromosome 7D, IWGSC CS RefSeq v2.1, whole genome shotgun sequence genome:
- the LOC123170356 gene encoding cell wall protein DAN4-like, translating to MLPGRFLGQKKVRPPTGPPTTPRTPTPAATSRPSTMVAPRVPSTKSPRVATPVASRSSARVASSTASRTSAMAVPPTRSRVSTTSAQPATSRTSTTANPHATSRTSTTANQSATSRTSTTANQHATSRTSTTTNPSATSRTSTTTNSSMTSRMSAASVTVAPSATSRMSARAARSAATSRASTGATVASNRSTTLQPGAPTSRTARTKAPPFSATTSCSRATPTRPPVPSMRR from the coding sequence ATGTTGCCAGGAAGGTTTCTCGGTCAGAAGAAGGTGAGGCCACCGACTGGTCCGCCCACAACCCCAAGAACACCAACCCCGGCGGCTACCTCAAGACCATCAACAATGGTGGCTCCGCGCGTGCCCTCAACAAAGTCACCAAGGGTGGCTACACCTGTGGcctcaagatcgtcagcaagagtgGCTTCCTCCACCGCATCAAGAACGTCAGCAATGGCAGTTCCGCCCACGCGCTCAAGAGTATCAACAACGTCGGCTCAACCCGCTACCTCGAGAACTTCAACAACGGCTAATCCACACGCGACCTCAAGAACGTCAACAACGGCAAATCAGTCCGCGACCTCAAGAACTTCAACGACTGCAAATCAGCATGCAACCTCAAGAACGTCAACAACGACAAATCCGTCCGCAACCTCAAGAACATCAACAACGACAAATTCGTCCATGACCTCAAGAATGTCAGCGGCATCAGTGACGGTGGCTCCTTCTGCGACCTCAAGAATGTCAGCAAGAGCCGCTCGTTCTGCTGCGACCTCAAGAGCGTCAACAGGAGCAACGGTGGCCTCAAACCGGTCGACGACACTGCAGCCAGGTGCGCCGACCTCAAGAACGGCTAGGACGAAAGCCCCACCCTTTTCTGCGACAACAAGTTGTAGTCGTGCCACTCCCACACGTCCACCAGTTCCCAGCATGCGTCGATGA